A single region of the Drosophila takahashii strain IR98-3 E-12201 chromosome 2R, DtakHiC1v2, whole genome shotgun sequence genome encodes:
- the Spn55B gene encoding serine protease inhibitor 42Dd translates to MFDFNLEFARGGARFTTELFQLLSAGGLKENVVFSPFSIQTCIALAFAGSQGETADEIAKALHFVSNFPPEVAQTFQFVLEKYRNSNLLRVANKLYVQEGKQLKPDYQAAIKEQYHSEAESINFALSDAAAQAINAWVNAKTQGKITELVSADSFSDLTRLVLVNALHFKGSWAHKFNEERTEEDDFWVGEEEQVRVKYMNQKAKFNYGYFEDLGCTALEMPYQDSDLSMFVLLPQERTGIFALAEKLKSVNLVDLADKLTVEEVHVKFPKFKVDYSLELAEKLKQLGITKMFTDGAEFNNLLDSPEGVFVSNVLHKATIEVNEEGTEAAAATGMIMMTRMMTFPLQFQADRPFLYVIWNKKNILFAGAFVNAA, encoded by the exons ATGTTCGATTTCAATTTGGAATTTGCCCGTGGCGGCGCCCGTTTCACCACGGAACTTTTCCAGCTTTTGAGCGCCGGTGGCCTCAAGGAGAACGTGGTCTTCTCGCCCTTCTCCATCCAAACCTGCATCGCCTTGGCTTTTGCCGGTTCGCAGGGCGAAACCGCCGACGAGATAGCCAAGGCTTTGCACTTTGTCTCAAACTTTCCGCCTGAGGTTGCCCAGACTTTCCAGTTCGTCCTGGAGAAGTATCGCAATAGCAACCTGCTGCGCGTGGCCAACAAGCTGTACGTTCAGGAGGGCAAGCAGCTGAAACCGGACTACCAGGCGGCCATCAAGGAGCAGTATCATTCGGAGGCCGAGTCCATTAACTTTGCCCTCAGCGACGCCGCCGCCCAGGCCATCAATGCCTGGGTGAATGCCAAGACGCAGGGCAAGATCACGGAGCTGGTGAGCGCCGACTCCTTCTCGGACCTCACCCGCCTCGTCCTGGTCAATGCCCTGCACTTCAAGGGCAGCTGGGCGCACAAGTTCAACGAGGAGCGCACCGAGGAGGACGATTTCTGGGTgggcgaggaggagcaggtCAGGGTGAAGTACATGAACCAGAAGGCCAAGTTCAACTATGGCTACTTTGAGGATTTGGGCTGCACTGCCCTCGAGATGCCCTACCAGGACTCGGATCTCTCCATGTTTGTCCTGCTGCCGCAGGAAAGAACGGGCATTTTCGCCCTCGCCGAGAAGCTCAAGAGCGTCAACCTGGTGGATCTGGCCGATAAGTTGACCGTGGAGGAGGTTCATGTGAAGTTCCCCAAGTTCAAGGTGGATTACTCCCTGGAATTGGCCGAGAAACTGAAGCAG TTGGGCATCACGAAAATGTTCACCGACGGAGCCGAGTTCAATAATCTCCTGGACTCTCCCGAGGGCGTCTTTGTGTCCAATGTCCTGCACAAGGCCACCATCGAGGTGAATGAGGAGGGCACGGAGGCGGCGGCCGCCACCGGCATGATCATGATGACCCGCATGATGACCTTCCCCCTGCAGTTCCAGGCGGATCGGCCCTTCCTATACGTAATCTGGAACAAGAAGAACATCCTCTTCGCCGGTGCCTTCGTGAATGCTGCTTAG